Proteins found in one Labrus bergylta chromosome 8, fLabBer1.1, whole genome shotgun sequence genomic segment:
- the LOC136179816 gene encoding leucine-rich repeat-containing protein 72-like: MDTDKDIQDSLQRCGVRRDVDVCRFILAKKKLTSVPDLSRFPFLRELWLNNNKIRELSCRSVNCCLTELYLHNNNIKSISGALNHLTCLRLLFLHNNQMRGLEDTMHELRRMQNLQTAKPGYRLHVIHCLPSVKVLDKKAVRSEERRRLFQIHMPQRHSVLRSVACCRKTK; the protein is encoded by the exons ATGGATACGGACAAG GACATCCAGGACTCTCTGCAGAGGTGTGGAGTAAGAAGAGATGTTGATGTTTGCCGATTCATCCTTGCTAAGAA AAAACTCACCAGCGTCCCCGACTTGTCACGGTTTCCCTTCCTGCGCGAGCTGTGGCTGAATAACAACAAG ATCAGGGAGCTCAGCTGTCGATCTGTTAACTGCTGCTTGACTGAACTTTatctacacaacaacaacatcaagtCGATATCAG GAGCTCTCAATCATCTGACCTGCCTGCGACTTCTTTTTCTCCACAACAACCAGATGAGAGGTCTGGAGGACACAATGCACGAGCTCAGGAGGATGCAGAACCTCCAGACTGCGA AACCCGGGTATCGTCTCCATGTGATCCACTGCCTTCCCTCCGTGAAGGTTTTAGACAAGAAAG CGGTGaggtcagaggagaggaggaggttgtTCCAGATTCACATGCCGCAGCGTCACAGTGTCCTCCGGTCTGTGGCCTGCTGCAGAAAGACTAAGTAA
- the ankmy2a gene encoding ankyrin repeat and MYND domain-containing protein 2a, producing MSSMSAPKKGDLSSSEKELFEVITAGNVQEASRLLGCKDVRVNCLDEYGMTPLMHAAYKGKADMCKLLLQHGADVNCNQHEHGYTALMFAGLSGKTDITWMMLDAGAETDVVNSVGRTAAQMAAFVGQHDCVTVINNFFSRARLDYYTRPQGLEKEPKMPAKLAGPLHKVIMSTNLNPVKMVMLVKENPLLAEPEALEKCRRVMELICEKCIKQQDMNEVLAMKMHYISCVLGKCASFLKDREDKLDGLIKSLLKGRESDGFPVYQEKFIRECVRKFPYCDATLLQQLVRSIAPVEIGNDPTALSVLTQAITGQVGFMDAEFCTSCGEKGAEKRCSICKMVIYCGQACQKMHWFTHKKVCKMLQEQREAQEAESAKLRMQQSQEESKAVQEVSDSMVELSVDSNSEVAPSDSAAETLNPSPITAADI from the exons ATGTCCAGCATGTCTGCTCCAAAGAAGGGAGACTTGTCTTCCAGCGAAAAAGAATTGTTTGAGGTTATTACTGCAG GAAATGTCCAAGAGGCTTCTAGGCTGCTGGGCTGTAAGGATGTTCGAGTTAACTGTCTGGATGAG TACGGGATGACCCCTCTCATGCACGCTGCTTACAAAGGAAAAGCCGACATGTgcaagctgctgctgcaacacGGAGCCGACGTGAACTGCAACCAACACGAGCATGGATACACAGCGCTGATGTTTGCCGGCCTGTCAG GTAAGACTGATATCACGTGGATGATGTTGGACGCCGGCGCTGAAACGGACGTGGTCAACTCTGTCGGAAGGACGGCAGCACAGATGGCCGCCTTTGTTG GGCAGCACGACTGTGTCACCGTGATCAACAACTTCTTCTCCCGAGCCCGACTCGATTACTACACCAGGCCTCAGGGTTTGGAGAAGGAGCCAAAAATGCCAGCTAAACTGGCCGGTCCTCTACACAAGGTCATCATGAGCACCAACCTGAACCCGGTCAAG atggTGATGCTGGTGAAGGAGAACCCGCTGCTGGCGGAGCCCGAGGCTCTGGAGAAATGCCGCCGGGTGATGGAGCTCATCTGTGAGAAGTGCATCAAGCAGCAGGACATGAACGAGGTGCTGGCCATGAAGATGCATTACATCAGCTGCGTGCTGGGAAAGTGTGCGTCCTTCCTCAAAGACCGCGAGGACAAGCTGGACGGCCTCATCAAGAG TTTACTGAAGGGTCGGGAGAGCGACGGCTTCCCCGTGTATCAGGAGAAGTTCATCAGAGAGTGCGTCCGCAAGTTTCCGTACTGCGACGCCaccctgctgcagcagctggtgcgGAGTATCGCTCCTGTGGAGATC GGTAACGACCCCACGGCTCTGTCGGTGCTCACGCAGGCCATCACAGGTCAGGTCGGCTTCATGGACGCAGAGTTTTGTACGTCCTGCGGAGAGAAGGGAGCCGAGAAGAGGTGCTCCATCTGTAAAATG GTGATCTACTGTGGCCAAGCGTGTCAGAAGATGCACTGGTTCACCCACAAGAAGGTTTGCAAGATGCtgcaggagcagagagaggcGCAGGAGGCCGAGTCCGCCAAACTGAGGATGCAGCAGAGCCAGG AGGAGAGTAAAGCGGTGCAGGAGGTCTCAGACTCGATGGTGGAGCTCTCAGTCGACTCCAACAGCGAGGTCGCTCCCTCAGACTCTGCAGCAGAAACCCTGAATCCCTCTCCAATCACAGCCGCTGACATCTGA
- the LOC114918197 gene encoding macrophage mannose receptor 1-like gives MEKIHLLLLLSGLFALSGAIRYLKLFQINKTWIQARAYCRENCIDLATVEDMEKMQTLLNEYKFSFVWIGLRSGKSLNWHWSLAQKDSFKGEMDDLIQRDETGGDCGTYKNGKFTASECTNKFHAVCFDVICLFSCLEKGPQQYILTPQKMNWRVAQEHCRRQHTDLASVRNKEENHALQEVVGDQKVWTGLFRDPWEWSDGSDSSFRYWKTDMQIYNDPSNKCTALNDDRFYIRACGFKLKFLCTCEKGTTS, from the exons ATGGAAAAGATTCACCTGCTTCTACTCCTGTCAG gtctGTTTGCTCTGTCCGGTGCAATCCGGTATCTAAAGTTGTTCCAAATAAATAAGACCTGGATTCAGGCAAGAGCCTACTGCAGAGAGAATTGCATTGACCTGGCCACTGTAGAAGACATGGAAAAGATGCAAACTCTACTTAACGAATACAAGTTTTCATTTGTGTGGATTGGGCTTAGGTCAGGCAAGAGTCTGAACTGGCACTGGTCTTTAGCGCAGAAAGATTCCTTTAAGGGGGAAATGGACGACCTGATTCAGAGGGATGAAACCGGTGGAGACTGTGGTACTTATAAAAATGGGAAATTCACTGCATCTGAATGTACAAACAAGTTCCACGCAGTTTGCTTTGACG TGATTTGCTTATTCTCTTGTTTAGAAAAAGGTCCTCAACAGTACATCcttaccccccaaaaaatgaatTGGAGGGTTGCTCAAGAGCACTGCAGGCGTCAACACACAGACTTGGCCAGTGTGAGGAACAAGGAAGAGAATCATGCACTTCAGGAAGTAGTTGGTGACCAGAAGGTGTGGACTGGCCTCTTCAGAGACCCTTGGGAGTGGTCTGATGGGAGTGACTCCTCGTTTCGATATTGGAAAACTGACATGCAGATATACAATGACCCATCTAACAAATGCACTGCTTTGAATGATGATAGATTTTACATACGTGCATGTGGTTTCAAGCTCAAATTCCTCTGCACCTGTGAGAAAGGTACGACATCTTAA